In Streptococcus dysgalactiae subsp. dysgalactiae, the following are encoded in one genomic region:
- the eno gene encoding surface-displayed alpha-enolase: MSIITDVYAREVLDSRGNPTLEVEVYTESGAFGRGMVPSGASTGEHEAVELRDGDKSRYLGLGTQKAVDNVNNIIAEAIIGYDVRDQQAIDRAMIALDGTPNKGKLGANAILGVSIAVARAAADYLEVPLYTYLGGFNTKVLPTPMMNIINGGSHSDAPIAFQEFMIMPVGAPTFKEGLRWGAEVFHALKKILKERGLVTAVGDEGGFAPKFEGTEDGVETILKAIEAAGYEAGENGIMIGFDCASSEFYDKERGVYDYTKFEGEGAAVRTSAEQIDYLEELVNKYPIITIEDGMDENDWDGWKALTERLGGRVQLVGDDFFVTNTEYLARGIKENAANSILIKVNQIGTLTETFEAIEMAKEAGYTAVVSHRSGETEDSTIADIAVATNAGQIKTGSLSRTDRIAKYNQLLRIEDQLGEVAQYKGIKSFYNLKK, translated from the coding sequence ATGTCAATTATTACTGATGTTTACGCTCGCGAAGTCCTTGACTCACGCGGTAACCCAACACTTGAAGTAGAAGTTTACACAGAATCAGGTGCATTCGGACGTGGTATGGTTCCTTCAGGAGCTTCAACTGGTGAACATGAAGCCGTTGAACTTCGTGATGGTGACAAATCTCGTTACCTTGGTCTTGGTACTCAAAAAGCTGTTGATAACGTTAACAACATTATCGCTGAGGCAATCATCGGTTACGATGTTCGCGATCAACAAGCTATCGACCGTGCAATGATCGCACTTGACGGTACTCCTAACAAAGGTAAACTTGGTGCTAACGCTATTCTTGGTGTTTCTATCGCTGTTGCTCGTGCAGCTGCTGACTACCTTGAAGTGCCACTTTATACTTACCTTGGTGGATTTAACACTAAAGTTCTTCCAACTCCTATGATGAACATCATCAACGGTGGATCACACTCAGATGCTCCAATTGCATTCCAAGAGTTCATGATTATGCCAGTTGGTGCACCTACTTTCAAAGAAGGTCTTCGTTGGGGTGCTGAAGTTTTCCACGCTCTTAAGAAAATCCTTAAAGAACGCGGACTTGTTACAGCTGTAGGTGACGAAGGTGGATTTGCTCCTAAATTTGAAGGAACTGAAGACGGTGTAGAAACTATCCTTAAAGCTATTGAAGCAGCTGGTTACGAAGCTGGGGAAAACGGCATTATGATCGGTTTCGACTGTGCATCATCAGAATTCTACGACAAAGAGCGTGGTGTTTACGACTACACTAAATTTGAAGGTGAAGGAGCTGCTGTTCGTACATCTGCAGAACAAATCGACTACCTTGAAGAGTTGGTTAACAAATACCCAATTATTACTATCGAAGATGGTATGGACGAAAACGACTGGGATGGTTGGAAAGCTCTTACTGAACGCCTAGGCGGACGTGTTCAATTGGTTGGTGACGACTTCTTCGTTACAAATACTGAATACCTTGCTCGTGGAATCAAAGAAAATGCAGCTAACTCAATCCTTATCAAAGTTAACCAAATCGGTACTTTGACTGAAACTTTTGAAGCTATCGAAATGGCTAAAGAAGCTGGTTACACTGCTGTTGTATCACACCGTTCAGGTGAAACTGAAGATTCAACAATCGCTGACATCGCAGTTGCAACAAACGCTGGCCAAATCAAAACAGGTTCATTGTCACGTACAGACCGTATTGCTAAATACAACCAATTGCTTCGTATCGAAGATCAACTTGGTGAAGTTGCTCAATACAAAGGAATCAAATCATTCTATAACTTAAAAAAATAA
- a CDS encoding endonuclease/exonuclease/phosphatase family protein, with protein MLNRKFFTYASLLALVAVPTVVEEVTLQQHPVYAEEVVVPKSEEPVATGVEDNGSATTPLAPVETTQPAPTTPVDSVNTTVAAKEETPANPEVMADANGSQPISDVRVSPEGKPYTVTGKIISVVNGWGGNGFYIQDSNGTGLYIYPEKNLGYASGDIIQLTGTLTNFKGELQLKKITAHKKLEGQLPTPVKETTIPELEKATQSTLVKLSNVTVGEIASDKYETSSFNVTDIDGKSVAVRLDNRTGIKTSDLVAKIGQGDVINLTAILSTFDGKLQLKPFTLEQFEVVKQAVRKEDTTPVGKVVKIGDIQGTHHTSPLLKKAVTVEQVVVTYLDDSTHFYVQDLNGDGNVATSDGIRVFAKSAKVAVGDVLTISGEVEEFFGRGYEERKQTDLTITQIVAKTVTKTGTAPVPAPLVLGKDRVAPADIIDNDGLRVFDPQEDAIDYWESMEGMLVAVDDAKILGPMKNKEIYVLPGSSTRVLNNSGGVLLPATSYNTDVIPVLFKKGKQTIKSGDSYKGRLAGPVSYSYGNYKVFVDDSQKMPVLIDGHLAPEKTHLQKDLSKLSIASYNIENFSANPSSTKDEKVKRIAESFIHDLNAPDIIGLIEVQDNNGPTDDGTTDATQSAQRLIDAIQKLGGPTYRYVDIAPENNVDGGQPGGNIRTGFLYQPDRVSLSDKPKGGAKDALSWVNGELNLSVGRIDPTNPAWKDVRKSLAAEFVFQGNKVIVVANHLNSKRGDNALYGRVQPVTFKSEERRHVLANMLAKFAKEGATHQANIVMLGDFNDYEFTKTIQLIEEGDMANLVSRHDLADRYSYFYQGNNQTLDNMLVSRNLLGQYEFDMVHVNSPFMEIHGRASDHDPLLLQLSFKKAADAVIEEGKQAPTATEQKKVVTAKPLAAAQKASSEKALPKAGEKAGIVMTILGMTSLFASVKLFRKGQERQ; from the coding sequence ATGTTAAACAGGAAATTTTTCACTTATGCGTCATTATTAGCATTGGTTGCTGTTCCTACTGTTGTTGAAGAGGTTACTCTGCAACAGCATCCCGTCTATGCTGAAGAGGTGGTTGTCCCTAAATCAGAAGAACCTGTTGCCACTGGTGTGGAAGATAATGGTTCTGCAACAACTCCCCTAGCCCCTGTCGAGACTACTCAACCAGCTCCTACAACACCAGTTGACTCAGTCAATACGACTGTAGCAGCTAAAGAAGAGACCCCAGCGAATCCTGAAGTAATGGCAGATGCTAATGGCAGTCAGCCTATTTCAGACGTTCGAGTAAGCCCTGAAGGAAAACCTTACACGGTTACAGGTAAAATTATCAGCGTCGTGAATGGCTGGGGTGGTAATGGTTTTTACATTCAAGATAGCAATGGCACAGGACTTTACATTTACCCTGAGAAAAATTTGGGTTATGCCAGTGGAGACATTATTCAACTGACAGGTACACTTACTAATTTCAAGGGTGAATTGCAGTTGAAAAAAATTACTGCCCATAAAAAATTAGAAGGGCAGCTTCCTACCCCTGTTAAAGAAACAACCATTCCCGAATTAGAAAAAGCAACTCAATCAACACTAGTTAAGTTATCGAATGTAACTGTAGGAGAAATAGCATCGGATAAATACGAAACCTCTTCTTTTAATGTCACAGATATCGATGGTAAAAGTGTGGCAGTTCGTTTAGACAATCGCACGGGGATTAAAACAAGTGACTTAGTCGCTAAAATTGGTCAGGGGGATGTCATCAATTTGACAGCTATTTTGTCAACTTTTGATGGGAAATTGCAATTAAAACCATTTACCTTGGAACAATTTGAAGTGGTGAAACAGGCTGTCAGAAAAGAAGACACTACGCCAGTTGGCAAGGTTGTGAAAATTGGAGATATCCAAGGGACTCATCATACTTCGCCTCTTTTGAAAAAAGCTGTAACAGTTGAACAAGTTGTTGTCACTTACTTAGATGATTCCACTCATTTTTATGTTCAAGATCTTAACGGCGATGGTAATGTAGCCACTTCAGACGGTATCCGTGTCTTTGCTAAAAGCGCCAAAGTAGCTGTCGGAGATGTATTGACGATTTCCGGAGAGGTTGAAGAATTTTTTGGTCGTGGATATGAGGAACGTAAACAAACTGACCTTACAATTACCCAAATTGTGGCTAAAACTGTTACCAAAACAGGGACAGCTCCAGTACCAGCCCCTCTTGTGTTAGGTAAAGATCGTGTGGCACCTGCTGATATCATTGATAATGATGGCTTACGTGTCTTTGACCCACAAGAAGATGCTATTGACTATTGGGAATCCATGGAAGGCATGTTGGTTGCTGTCGACGATGCGAAAATCCTTGGTCCAATGAAAAATAAAGAAATCTATGTTTTACCTGGTTCTAGCACGAGAGTTTTGAACAATTCAGGTGGTGTATTGTTGCCTGCAACCAGTTACAATACCGATGTGATTCCTGTACTTTTCAAAAAAGGTAAGCAAACTATCAAATCTGGTGATTCTTACAAGGGAAGATTAGCTGGGCCAGTCTCATACAGTTATGGTAATTACAAGGTTTTTGTTGATGATAGCCAAAAGATGCCTGTCTTAATAGATGGTCACCTTGCACCTGAAAAAACACATTTGCAAAAAGACCTAAGCAAATTAAGTATTGCATCTTATAATATTGAGAACTTCTCAGCAAACCCATCTTCAACCAAGGATGAGAAAGTTAAACGTATTGCTGAATCCTTTATTCACGATTTGAATGCACCTGATATCATTGGTCTAATTGAGGTACAAGATAATAACGGCCCAACCGATGATGGTACTACAGATGCTACTCAAAGTGCTCAACGCTTGATTGATGCTATTCAAAAACTTGGGGGCCCAACTTATCGTTATGTTGATATTGCTCCAGAAAATAATGTTGACGGTGGTCAACCTGGTGGGAATATTCGGACAGGTTTCCTCTATCAGCCAGATCGTGTTAGTTTGTCTGATAAACCAAAAGGTGGGGCTAAGGATGCTCTATCATGGGTAAATGGGGAGTTAAACCTCAGTGTTGGTCGAATTGATCCAACTAATCCTGCTTGGAAAGATGTCCGTAAATCACTAGCAGCAGAATTTGTTTTCCAAGGAAATAAAGTTATTGTGGTGGCAAACCATTTGAACTCTAAGCGTGGGGACAATGCTCTTTATGGACGTGTGCAACCTGTTACCTTCAAATCTGAAGAAAGACGCCATGTTTTAGCTAATATGCTGGCTAAATTTGCCAAAGAAGGAGCAACTCATCAGGCAAATATTGTGATGTTAGGTGACTTTAACGATTATGAATTCACAAAAACGATTCAGTTGATTGAAGAAGGGGATATGGCTAACTTGGTCAGCAGACATGATTTAGCAGATCGTTATTCTTATTTCTACCAAGGAAACAACCAAACCCTCGATAACATGCTGGTATCTCGTAATCTGCTTGGTCAGTATGAATTTGACATGGTGCATGTGAATTCACCGTTTATGGAAATTCATGGCCGTGCTTCTGATCACGATCCATTGTTGCTTCAATTATCCTTTAAAAAAGCCGCAGATGCAGTTATAGAGGAAGGTAAACAAGCTCCGACTGCTACTGAGCAGAAAAAGGTAGTAACAGCTAAACCACTTGCGGCAGCTCAAAAAGCATCCTCAGAGAAGGCTTTGCCAAAAGCAGGTGAAAAAGCTGGGATTGTGATGACTATCTTAGGAATGACTAGCCTGTTTGCTTCTGTTAAGTTGTTTAGAAAAGGCCAAGAAAGACAATAA
- the sagA gene encoding TOMM family cytolysin streptolysin S: MLQFTSNILSTSVAETTQVAPGGCCCTTCCFSINVWGGSTQDGSGSYTPGK, translated from the coding sequence ATGTTACAATTTACTTCAAATATTTTATCTACTAGTGTAGCTGAAACAACTCAAGTTGCTCCTGGAGGCTGCTGCTGTACTACTTGTTGCTTCTCAATTAACGTTTGGGGCGGTAGTACGCAAGATGGTAGCGGAAGCTATACACCAGGTAAATAA
- a CDS encoding QueT transporter family protein, giving the protein MTKLTVRDYVHIALVAALYVVLTITPPLNAISYGMYQFRVSEMLNFLAFYHRKYIIAVTLGCMIANFYSFGLIDVFVGGGSTLIFVTLGVVLFRKYHKDYLFNGLVNKALFYFSFFFAASMVTVAIELSFFGAPFLLTWFTTAMGELASLLIGSLIIDKLAKRMSFH; this is encoded by the coding sequence ATGACAAAATTAACAGTGCGTGACTACGTTCACATTGCTTTAGTGGCTGCTCTCTATGTGGTATTGACCATTACGCCTCCTCTGAATGCCATTTCTTATGGAATGTATCAGTTTAGGGTATCTGAAATGTTGAATTTCCTTGCTTTTTACCATCGCAAGTATATCATTGCAGTGACTCTAGGGTGTATGATTGCAAACTTTTACAGTTTCGGACTTATTGATGTCTTTGTTGGCGGTGGCTCAACCCTTATTTTTGTGACGTTGGGTGTCGTTCTCTTTAGGAAGTACCACAAAGACTATCTATTTAATGGTCTTGTTAACAAGGCGTTATTTTACTTTTCTTTCTTTTTTGCCGCTTCCATGGTGACCGTTGCTATTGAGCTTTCTTTCTTTGGTGCACCCTTCCTATTGACCTGGTTTACAACGGCTATGGGGGAATTGGCATCGCTGCTCATCGGTTCTCTGATTATTGATAAGCTAGCTAAGCGTATGTCTTTTCATTAA
- a CDS encoding YueI family protein encodes MERLDDKLLQGALGENRFNPDEQRHYLGTYAERVVLSLPLEDAKDNRVKDYLESELPNLALKYRPLTLKISSLLAPNYQMLFMKLAKQYELAATIVTEKHMTSPFAFVLHTDHMVNLDETRLEVILTQNEDSNIIDQPADKPKTFWQKLFH; translated from the coding sequence ATGGAGCGGTTAGACGATAAACTACTACAAGGCGCCCTAGGAGAAAATCGATTCAACCCTGACGAACAACGTCATTACTTAGGAACTTATGCTGAGCGAGTCGTTTTAAGTTTACCTTTGGAAGATGCCAAAGATAATCGGGTAAAAGATTATTTAGAAAGCGAATTACCAAATCTTGCTCTAAAATACCGTCCCCTTACGTTAAAGATTTCTTCACTGTTAGCACCTAACTACCAGATGCTTTTCATGAAACTAGCCAAACAATATGAGCTAGCAGCAACTATCGTAACCGAAAAACACATGACCTCGCCTTTTGCTTTTGTTCTTCACACAGATCACATGGTAAACCTAGATGAAACACGCCTAGAAGTTATTTTGACACAAAATGAAGACAGTAATATCATCGATCAACCGGCTGACAAACCTAAAACCTTCTGGCAAAAATTATTTCACTAA
- a CDS encoding IS3 family transposase (programmed frameshift), which produces MKLSYEDKIEIYRLRQSGWTWPKISQTFNMSKYNLQYMVRLIDIHGLESVCKRKNRYYSPELKQEIINEVLMKGRSQLEVSLDYGLPNKGMLPNWIAQYKKNGYTILEKSRGRPVKMGRKPKRKLEEMTELERLQYDNEYLRAENAVPKKVERTPIEGRSKAQRATEIIQGLINVFDLRILLNILKLSRSTYYYQVKRLTQGDNNKELKEAIQDIYSENKGRYGYRRIHLELKNRGYKVNHKKVQRLMTELGLKARIRAKRRYNSYKGEVGKKADNLIKRQFKATQPLKKCYTDVTEFSIPASDQKLYLSPVLDGFNSEIIAYHLSTSPNLQQLKTMLSEAFPEQTYQGTILHSDQGWQYQHTYYHHFLEVHGMRPSMSRKGNSLDNGMMESFFGTLKTEMFYGFEKEFTSLETLKTAISEYINYYNTKRIKLTLKGLSPVQYRTQSLT; this is translated from the exons ATGAAATTAAGTTATGAAGATAAAATTGAAATCTATCGCTTACGACAATCTGGTTGGACATGGCCTAAAATCAGTCAAACATTTAATATGAGTAAGTATAACCTTCAATACATGGTCCGCCTTATTGATATACACGGATTGGAAAGTGTTTGTAAAAGGAAAAATAGGTATTATTCTCCTGAACTAAAGCAGGAAATCATAAACGAAGTTCTGATGAAAGGTAGGTCTCAGCTAGAGGTTTCTCTAGATTATGGATTACCAAACAAGGGAATGCTTCCTAATTGGATAGCGCAATACAAGAAAAACGGGTATACTATTCTTGAGAAATCAAGAGGGAGACCTGTAAAGATGGGACGCAAACCAAAGAGAAAACTTGAAGAAATGACTGAATTAGAGCGTCTTCAATATGATAATGAGTACCTTAGAGCGGAGAATGCCGTAC CTAAAAAAGTTGAGAGAACTCCGATTGAGGGTCGAAGCAAGGCTCAAAGAGCAACAGAAATCATTCAAGGACTAATCAATGTATTTGATTTAAGAATCCTACTTAATATTTTGAAGCTGTCTCGATCAACCTACTATTATCAGGTTAAACGTCTAACTCAGGGAGATAACAACAAAGAATTAAAAGAAGCTATTCAAGATATTTATTCTGAGAACAAAGGGAGATATGGTTACCGTAGAATTCACCTCGAACTTAAAAATCGAGGCTATAAAGTTAATCATAAGAAAGTTCAACGTTTGATGACAGAACTTGGTTTGAAAGCTAGAATCCGTGCGAAACGTCGCTATAACTCTTATAAAGGTGAGGTTGGCAAGAAAGCTGATAATCTCATTAAGCGTCAATTTAAAGCTACCCAACCACTTAAGAAGTGTTATACCGATGTCACAGAGTTTTCAATTCCTGCTAGTGATCAAAAATTGTATCTATCACCAGTTCTTGATGGCTTTAACAGTGAGATTATTGCATATCATTTATCTACCTCGCCAAACTTACAACAACTTAAAACGATGCTTTCCGAGGCTTTTCCTGAACAAACTTACCAGGGCACTATTTTACATAGTGACCAAGGATGGCAATATCAACACACTTACTACCATCATTTTCTTGAGGTGCATGGAATGAGACCGTCCATGTCGCGTAAAGGAAATAGCTTAGATAACGGCATGATGGAATCTTTTTTTGGAACATTGAAGACAGAAATGTTTTATGGGTTTGAGAAGGAATTTACTTCCCTCGAAACATTAAAAACAGCTATTTCAGAATATATCAACTACTACAACACTAAACGAATCAAACTTACATTAAAAGGACTAAGTCCTGTGCAATACAGAACTCAATCCTTAACTTAA
- the ezrA gene encoding septation ring formation regulator EzrA, whose amino-acid sequence MSSGIILLIVAIVLLVIIAYLVGVIIRKRNDSLITSLEERKQALFALPVNDEIEEVKSLHLIGQSQTSFREWNQKWTDLTLNSFADIENHIFEAENLNDTFNFIRAKHEISSVESQLNLVEEDITSIREALGILKEQEEKNSARVTHALDLYEKLQASISENEDNFGSTMAEIDKQMKNIETEFSQFVALNSSGDPVEAAEVLDRAEEHTIALGQITEQIPAIVAKLEDDFPDQLDDLESGYRRLLEENYHFPEKNIEARFQEIRESIRANSSELVTLDLDRAREENTHIQGRIDSLYELFEREIAAYKVAAKNSKILPRYLAHAKRNNEQLKTEISRLSRKYILSENEGFNVKAFEKDINDVEENTLEVAEQFGTQEKPFSELQLIFERSIKTLGSVESGQMDVFEAVKDIEKIESHARQNLEIYVTQLHMIKRYMEKRNLPGIPQDFLSAFFTTSSQLEALMYELSRGRINIEAVSRLSEVATVAIANLEELTYQVVQNATLTEQLLQYSNRYRSFEAGVQNSFEHALRLFEVDNDYQASFDEISYALETVEPGVTDRFVNSYEKTREHIRF is encoded by the coding sequence ATGTCAAGCGGAATTATCTTGCTGATTGTGGCTATAGTCCTACTAGTGATTATCGCCTATCTAGTAGGTGTCATTATACGAAAACGTAATGATTCACTAATTACCAGTCTAGAAGAACGAAAACAGGCCTTGTTTGCCCTACCTGTTAATGATGAAATCGAAGAAGTGAAATCATTGCATTTGATTGGACAAAGTCAAACGTCTTTTCGTGAATGGAACCAAAAGTGGACGGATTTAACCCTCAACTCTTTTGCAGATATTGAAAATCATATCTTTGAAGCTGAGAACTTAAATGACACGTTTAATTTTATTCGTGCCAAACATGAAATTAGTAGTGTTGAAAGTCAACTTAATCTTGTTGAAGAAGATATTACATCTATTCGTGAAGCGCTTGGTATCTTAAAAGAGCAAGAAGAGAAAAATAGTGCACGGGTCACACATGCCCTTGATTTGTATGAAAAATTACAAGCATCTATCTCTGAAAATGAAGACAACTTTGGTTCTACTATGGCTGAAATCGACAAACAGATGAAAAATATTGAAACTGAATTTTCACAATTTGTTGCTCTCAATTCTTCTGGAGATCCTGTTGAAGCGGCTGAGGTACTTGATCGAGCTGAAGAGCATACGATTGCACTGGGACAAATCACTGAGCAAATTCCAGCCATTGTGGCTAAATTAGAAGATGATTTCCCAGATCAACTAGATGATTTGGAATCTGGTTATCGTCGTTTACTTGAAGAAAATTACCATTTCCCAGAGAAAAATATTGAAGCTCGTTTCCAAGAAATTCGCGAATCCATTCGTGCCAACTCTTCAGAATTGGTGACTTTGGATTTAGACCGTGCTAGAGAAGAAAACACTCATATTCAAGGGCGAATCGATTCTTTATATGAGTTATTTGAGCGTGAAATCGCGGCTTATAAGGTAGCTGCTAAAAATAGCAAAATATTACCACGATACTTGGCTCATGCTAAACGCAATAACGAACAACTTAAAACTGAAATTTCTCGTCTATCTCGAAAATACATTTTGAGTGAAAATGAAGGGTTCAATGTTAAAGCTTTTGAGAAGGATATTAATGACGTTGAGGAAAACACCCTTGAAGTTGCAGAGCAGTTTGGTACACAAGAAAAGCCATTCTCAGAACTACAACTTATTTTTGAACGTAGCATCAAAACATTAGGGTCGGTTGAATCTGGTCAAATGGATGTTTTTGAAGCTGTCAAAGATATTGAAAAAATTGAATCGCATGCCCGTCAAAATCTTGAAATTTATGTGACTCAACTTCACATGATCAAACGTTACATGGAGAAGCGTAACTTACCTGGAATCCCTCAAGATTTCCTTAGTGCTTTCTTCACAACTAGTTCTCAATTAGAAGCTTTAATGTATGAACTTAGCAGAGGCCGCATCAATATTGAAGCTGTTTCACGCTTATCTGAGGTTGCTACGGTGGCTATTGCAAACTTAGAAGAATTAACTTACCAAGTCGTTCAAAATGCGACTTTGACAGAGCAATTATTACAATACTCTAACCGTTACCGTTCCTTTGAAGCCGGTGTTCAAAATAGTTTTGAGCACGCCTTGAGATTGTTTGAAGTAGACAATGATTATCAAGCATCATTTGATGAAATATCTTATGCGCTTGAAACAGTAGAGCCTGGAGTAACAGACCGTTTTGTTAACTCCTATGAAAAGACACGCGAGCATATCCGTTTTTAA
- the serB gene encoding phosphoserine phosphatase SerB gives MKTVTGFLLLDVDGTLIQEEVINFLGKEEGQKEEIVAITAAMAGQLDFKTALVQRVSLLAGLPTSVFEKVSQSLHLHKGAKKLITEMKERGYKIGLVSGGFHEIIDDLVATLEIDYVKANHLEINCGRLTGSVIGEVVSQQTKADCLKRWADENGLRLSRTIAVGDGANDLLMVQQAGLGIAYCAKPVLKEVADDHIDQPDLGLVLDCLDSYLVSPRKRQA, from the coding sequence ATGAAAACTGTGACAGGGTTTTTGTTATTGGATGTCGATGGGACGCTCATTCAAGAAGAAGTGATTAATTTTCTTGGAAAAGAAGAAGGGCAAAAAGAAGAAATTGTAGCCATAACAGCAGCCATGGCAGGTCAATTAGATTTTAAAACAGCTTTAGTTCAGCGAGTATCTCTTTTAGCTGGTTTACCTACAAGTGTCTTTGAAAAGGTGTCGCAATCTCTTCATTTGCATAAAGGGGCTAAAAAGCTTATTACGGAGATGAAGGAAAGAGGTTATAAAATTGGTTTAGTGTCGGGAGGTTTTCATGAGATTATTGATGACTTGGTGGCTACTCTTGAGATTGATTATGTTAAAGCTAACCACTTAGAAATAAATTGTGGGCGTTTAACAGGAAGTGTCATAGGAGAAGTGGTAAGTCAACAGACAAAGGCCGATTGCCTCAAAAGATGGGCTGATGAGAATGGTTTAAGGTTGTCACGAACCATCGCTGTTGGGGATGGGGCTAACGATCTTTTAATGGTGCAGCAGGCTGGTCTTGGGATAGCCTACTGTGCTAAACCAGTTCTTAAAGAAGTTGCTGATGATCACATTGATCAGCCAGATTTAGGGTTAGTATTAGACTGTCTGGATTCCTATCTTGTCTCTCCACGAAAAAGACAAGCATAA